A genomic region of Candidatus Zymogenaceae bacterium contains the following coding sequences:
- a CDS encoding MaoC family dehydratase N-terminal domain-containing protein → MAMNRSLIGATYGPIDGEVVPREAMYYALATNDDNEAYIDGSRPGGTVAPPLYAVSKDLGALGVLEVIKEPDLGLNWAYVVHGEQYFEWERPLIPGAKMKSWATLKDIIDKGTGELLEIKVDSFTEEDELVVSQVIGFFERNPNAPKKKKDKIEEPKRGEVLFTQDMPVKKGQTYIYAEPSGDHNPIHVDPDFAVKVGLGGIILQGLCTMAFVQKAVVDNACSKDPTRLKKLKVRFSRNVLPGDTVTTTGWLRERKDGRLIIDLEARVDRGDVVIRDAWAEVAEQ, encoded by the coding sequence ACGCCCTTGCCACCAATGATGACAACGAGGCGTATATCGACGGCTCCCGGCCCGGCGGGACCGTCGCACCGCCGCTGTATGCAGTTAGCAAGGACCTGGGCGCCCTGGGGGTGCTGGAGGTGATCAAGGAGCCGGACCTGGGGCTCAACTGGGCCTATGTGGTTCACGGAGAGCAGTATTTCGAGTGGGAGCGCCCGCTTATTCCGGGAGCGAAGATGAAATCCTGGGCGACGCTCAAGGATATTATCGACAAGGGCACAGGGGAGCTTCTGGAGATAAAGGTCGACAGCTTTACCGAGGAGGATGAGCTGGTGGTCAGCCAGGTCATCGGCTTTTTCGAGAGAAATCCGAACGCCCCGAAAAAAAAGAAGGACAAAATCGAGGAGCCGAAGCGGGGCGAGGTCCTCTTTACCCAGGATATGCCGGTGAAAAAGGGACAGACATACATATACGCGGAACCCTCGGGCGATCACAACCCGATTCACGTGGATCCCGATTTCGCAGTCAAGGTGGGACTTGGGGGCATCATCCTGCAGGGACTGTGCACCATGGCGTTCGTCCAGAAAGCGGTGGTGGATAACGCATGCAGTAAAGACCCCACCCGTCTCAAGAAGCTGAAGGTGCGGTTTTCCCGGAACGTGCTGCCCGGAGACACGGTGACCACCACCGGCTGGCTCCGGGAAAGAAAGGACGGGAGACTGATCATCGATCTCGAGGCCCGGGTGGATCGAGGAGACGTGGTCATCCGGGACGCGTGGGCCGAGGTGGCGGAACAATAA